A single Anatilimnocola floriformis DNA region contains:
- a CDS encoding ABC transporter permease: MNLRTLVWRELRERPGAMLTSTIAILLGVTALVAIRHVTVFSEAAIGKKLESLGANLLVLPKDASLQDYYAADLSGKTLPESHVASILLANLAGVERLSPRLCTVTKVAGREVTFTGILPQKEFAQKAIWKSVGLFSNKHQGCKKADHGPKNYDSAPETLASSRSIDQLQGNEAVIGADIAEFAKLKVGSKITLLDDQFEVLAVLPRTGTIDDTRVFAHLHTVQRLTKAGEVVNAIEVMGCCQDAAGGLVPSLAKLLPDAKVVTISQVVQTQVGVNKLMSQMSWFVFGMLIVIGGASVASTISANVRERRREVGTLLALGATPRLISRIFLLKALILGVTGAVGGCLLGVIIAMVLGAFWAGVSVTPLPGLLALAATAALAITLLAALWPARSAARLDPCLCFQEV, from the coding sequence ATGAACCTACGTACGTTGGTCTGGCGCGAGCTGCGCGAACGGCCTGGCGCGATGCTCACCAGCACGATCGCCATCCTGCTCGGCGTGACTGCGCTCGTGGCGATTCGCCACGTCACTGTTTTTTCCGAAGCAGCCATCGGCAAGAAGCTGGAATCGCTCGGCGCGAACTTGCTCGTGTTGCCGAAAGATGCTTCGCTGCAAGATTATTACGCTGCCGATCTCAGCGGCAAAACACTGCCCGAGTCGCACGTGGCGAGCATCCTGCTCGCGAACCTGGCGGGCGTCGAACGTCTCTCGCCGCGGCTGTGCACGGTGACGAAGGTTGCCGGCCGTGAGGTGACGTTCACCGGCATTCTGCCGCAGAAAGAATTCGCCCAAAAAGCGATTTGGAAATCGGTTGGCTTGTTCAGCAACAAGCATCAAGGTTGCAAGAAGGCCGATCACGGTCCGAAAAACTACGACTCAGCGCCGGAGACCTTGGCCAGCAGCCGCTCGATCGATCAGCTGCAAGGCAACGAAGCCGTCATCGGTGCCGACATCGCGGAATTTGCGAAGTTGAAAGTCGGCAGCAAGATCACGCTGCTCGACGATCAGTTCGAGGTCCTCGCTGTGCTGCCGCGAACCGGCACGATCGACGACACGCGAGTCTTTGCGCACTTGCACACCGTGCAACGCTTGACGAAGGCCGGCGAAGTCGTAAACGCCATCGAAGTGATGGGCTGCTGCCAGGATGCGGCCGGCGGTCTCGTGCCGTCGCTCGCCAAATTGCTGCCCGATGCGAAAGTGGTGACCATTTCGCAAGTCGTGCAGACGCAGGTCGGCGTGAACAAGTTGATGAGCCAGATGAGCTGGTTCGTCTTTGGCATGCTGATTGTGATCGGCGGCGCGAGTGTGGCGAGCACGATCAGCGCGAATGTGCGGGAACGCCGCCGCGAAGTCGGCACGTTGCTCGCGCTGGGCGCCACGCCGCGATTGATCTCGCGGATCTTCCTGCTGAAAGCGCTGATCCTGGGCGTGACTGGCGCGGTGGGTGGTTGCTTGCTGGGAGTCATCATCGCGATGGTTCTCGGCGCCTTCTGGGCGGGCGTCTCTGTTACGCCGCTGCCGGGTTTGCTCGCGCTGGCCGCTACGGCAGCGCTGGCGATTACGTTGCTCGCCGCGCTTTGGCCAGCACGTTCGGCGGCGCGTCTCGATCCCTGCCTTTGCTTTCAGGAGGTGTAA
- a CDS encoding ABC transporter ATP-binding protein codes for MYQLTEVTKRYHRRKEEVVAFRTPALTIGSGEYVAIVGPSGSGKTTLLSLLGGMLSPDSGQVSLDGQSLYDLPIAERTELRRTKIGFVFQTFNLIPYLTAQENVQVPLYLNGLKPEEQVARAQQLLEQVGLANRLHHKPCEMSTGQQQRVALARTLANSPRLILADEPTGNLDPDSKAAVMSIFTKFVANGGTIVMVTHDPASAAQATRRLRIVDGEISEEKKRWAA; via the coding sequence ATGTATCAACTCACCGAAGTAACCAAGCGTTATCACCGCCGCAAGGAAGAAGTCGTTGCCTTTCGCACGCCTGCTCTCACCATTGGCAGCGGCGAGTACGTGGCCATCGTCGGTCCGAGCGGCAGCGGCAAGACAACGCTCTTGTCGCTCCTCGGCGGCATGCTCTCGCCCGACAGCGGCCAGGTATCGCTCGACGGCCAATCCCTCTATGACCTGCCGATTGCCGAGCGGACCGAACTGCGGCGAACAAAAATCGGCTTTGTGTTTCAGACGTTCAATCTGATTCCGTATCTCACCGCTCAAGAGAACGTGCAAGTGCCGCTGTACCTCAACGGCCTGAAGCCCGAGGAACAAGTTGCTCGCGCCCAGCAGCTCCTCGAGCAAGTCGGCTTGGCCAATCGCTTGCACCACAAGCCATGTGAGATGAGCACCGGCCAGCAGCAACGCGTCGCGCTTGCGCGAACGCTCGCCAACTCGCCGCGACTCATCCTCGCCGACGAACCGACGGGCAATCTCGATCCCGACAGCAAAGCTGCCGTGATGAGCATCTTTACGAAGTTCGTTGCGAATGGCGGCACCATTGTCATGGTTACCCATGATCCAGCGTCGGCGGCGCAAGCGACTCGGCGGCTACGGATTGTGGATGGTGAAATCAGCGAAGAGAAGAAACGTTGGGCTGCGTGA
- a CDS encoding transglutaminase-like domain-containing protein: MRRKLLNIAGLLLVLAAVVGCQNSPQSELPAATTARQPAVQPVAGPVAGPVAPVIAGPAIRDEWSAIKMKDRKIGWSHLVVRKVKENGQELLHSENISELAIRREKDSLLQRLQLQTWETLAGQVVRFESRMSSGTGEITAEGQTANGGLIVTTNTHGKTVKNFTALPENCGGFFAAEQSLLKKPLVAGEKRVVHGIVPIFSQPGEAQLTAGDEEEVSIDGLKQKLLKVTSEVKIAGQAVTTFNWANDKGEILRSFDPTFQQETFLTSREIAQSREDVGKIDLLAETTAKLKGELPAVRPLQQAVYSLRLKESAGPKQNIADQFATDEFQQFAAKDDASGELTIALLDRSKPVDEKLRGQKPGAEDSAANSLIQSDDREVIRLATSIAPEETDPWKVAVALEQGVRQHINKRGYAQAFATAAEVVRSHEGDCTEHAVLLAAVCRARRIPARVVLGLVYYPPQQGFAYHMWNEVWIGARWVPLDATVAQGAVGADHIKLRHSNLHGESAYAVMLPLLAVVGRLELEVVSAK, translated from the coding sequence ATGCGTCGAAAACTGCTGAACATCGCCGGTCTTTTATTGGTTCTGGCAGCAGTCGTTGGCTGCCAGAATTCGCCGCAGTCGGAACTGCCGGCAGCGACTACCGCCAGGCAGCCAGCGGTCCAACCGGTGGCGGGGCCTGTTGCCGGTCCGGTTGCGCCAGTGATCGCTGGCCCGGCGATTCGCGACGAGTGGTCGGCCATCAAGATGAAGGACCGCAAGATTGGCTGGTCCCACCTCGTCGTGCGGAAAGTGAAAGAGAACGGCCAGGAACTGCTGCACTCCGAAAACATTTCGGAACTCGCCATTCGCCGCGAAAAAGACTCGTTGCTGCAGCGCTTGCAACTGCAGACCTGGGAAACGCTCGCAGGGCAGGTTGTTCGCTTCGAATCGCGGATGTCGAGCGGCACGGGCGAAATCACCGCCGAAGGGCAAACCGCCAATGGCGGACTGATTGTGACGACCAACACGCACGGCAAGACCGTGAAGAACTTTACTGCCCTGCCGGAAAACTGCGGTGGCTTCTTTGCTGCCGAGCAATCGCTCTTGAAGAAACCACTCGTCGCGGGTGAAAAGCGAGTTGTGCATGGAATTGTGCCGATTTTCAGTCAGCCGGGCGAAGCTCAACTCACGGCAGGCGACGAAGAGGAAGTTTCGATCGATGGCTTGAAGCAGAAGCTCCTCAAAGTGACCAGCGAAGTGAAGATCGCCGGGCAGGCGGTGACGACGTTCAACTGGGCCAACGACAAAGGAGAAATTCTGCGAAGTTTTGATCCAACTTTTCAGCAAGAGACTTTTCTCACTTCGCGCGAGATCGCTCAATCGCGCGAAGACGTCGGCAAGATCGATCTCCTCGCCGAAACCACGGCTAAGCTGAAAGGCGAGCTTCCCGCAGTACGGCCGTTGCAGCAGGCCGTTTATTCCTTGCGACTAAAGGAATCGGCTGGACCGAAACAGAACATCGCCGATCAATTTGCCACCGATGAATTTCAGCAGTTCGCAGCCAAAGACGACGCCAGCGGCGAGCTGACGATCGCGCTGCTCGATCGGAGCAAACCCGTTGATGAGAAACTCCGCGGCCAAAAGCCGGGTGCGGAAGACTCGGCGGCGAACAGTTTGATTCAAAGCGATGATCGCGAAGTGATCCGCCTGGCGACCTCGATCGCACCCGAGGAAACCGATCCTTGGAAAGTTGCTGTCGCCCTCGAGCAAGGTGTCCGGCAGCACATCAACAAGCGTGGTTATGCGCAGGCCTTTGCGACGGCTGCCGAGGTGGTGCGTTCGCATGAAGGGGACTGCACTGAACACGCGGTTTTGCTGGCTGCGGTCTGCCGGGCGCGGCGAATTCCGGCACGCGTGGTTCTCGGCCTCGTTTATTACCCACCGCAGCAGGGCTTTGCGTATCATATGTGGAACGAAGTTTGGATCGGCGCGCGGTGGGTGCCGCTCGACGCGACGGTGGCCCAGGGCGCCGTTGGGGCCGATCACATCAAGCTGCGGCACTCGAACCTCCACGGCGAAAGTGCCTACGCGGTGATGCTGCCGCTCCTCGCGGTCGTTGGTCGATTGGAATTGGAAGTTGTTTCGGCTAAATAA
- a CDS encoding GNAT family N-acetyltransferase, with product MNQATLSQYVAPPKLQLPAVQPSLRSKRLRLRPFDMSDSLVVQLLAGDKEVAYNTRLIPHPYPDGLAAVWISSLPTLYQESRGVSFAITLPAGDIIGSIGLSLFPVDNHAELGYWVGRPYWNQGFCTEAAAIVLRWGFEKLKLERVYAHYLARNPASGRVLTKLGMQQEGCLRSHRYKAGEYEDLIVCGVLRGEFGKK from the coding sequence GTGAATCAAGCAACTCTGTCGCAATACGTCGCTCCTCCCAAGCTCCAGCTTCCCGCGGTGCAGCCGTCGCTTCGCTCGAAGCGACTCCGCTTGCGGCCGTTCGATATGTCCGATTCGCTCGTCGTGCAACTTCTCGCCGGCGACAAAGAAGTCGCTTACAACACGCGGCTCATCCCGCACCCTTATCCCGACGGACTCGCCGCTGTTTGGATCAGCTCGCTGCCAACGCTCTATCAAGAAAGTCGCGGCGTATCTTTCGCCATTACCCTGCCCGCCGGCGACATCATCGGCAGCATCGGTCTATCGCTCTTTCCGGTCGATAACCACGCCGAGCTCGGCTACTGGGTCGGCCGGCCCTATTGGAATCAAGGCTTCTGCACCGAAGCCGCGGCCATCGTCCTCAGGTGGGGCTTTGAAAAACTGAAGCTCGAACGGGTCTATGCCCACTACCTGGCCCGCAACCCCGCCAGCGGCCGCGTACTCACCAAGCTGGGCATGCAGCAAGAAGGCTGCCTCCGCAGTCACCGCTACAAAGCGGGCGAATACGAAGACCTGATCGTCTGCGGCGTGCTGCGTGGGGAGTTTGGGAAGAAGTAG